A segment of the Chloroflexota bacterium genome:
AACCCGGCGTCGCTGTCCAGCGCACGCGCCACGAGCGTCTTGTCATCGAGCGCATAACCGAGCAGACCCAGGACGGCGATGAGCCATGCGTTATAGTTGCTTTTGAGATTCTTCTCTTGGCAAACCAACTGATCTTGCGCGGTCGTCATCGTTTCGGCAAGCGGACGCAACAAGCCGTCCGCGATACGCGCGTCTTGTTCGCGCGTCAGCGCCGCGCGCACCAAATCGTACGTGTGCAGAATCGGTATCGCCCACAATGCCTCGGTCAATGCCTGATTGAACACGCGCCCTTTGAGCATCCAGTCACGCGCCTCGCCCGCGCCGGCGTATTCGCGATACGCGTCGGCGTACTGCGCGAGAATCGCGAGTGCCGCATCGGCATAACGCGCGTCGCCCGACATTGCGTACACCAGACCCAGGTCACGCGCGGTGTTCGCGATGCGGCGATGTTCGGCAACGCGCCACGCGGCATCGAGTTTTTCGCCAGTGTGCATTTCGCCAAAGAGGCAGCGATGCGTGTGCGGCGAACCTGGGTCGAATGTGAGGGCATTCCAATGTTCGGGGCAAACGTAATCGTGGATCCAACCGCCGGCGAGCGCAGGGACGCGCGCGGGATTCGCCAACCACGCATCCGCGCGCGCAGACACGGCGGCAAAAATTTCCGCCGCCCACGCGTGACGTTCAATGCGCTGTCGCGCTGAAATCAGATCAGAAGAAGAAAAGAGAGGCATGACTGACTGCTCTGTCAGAAAAACTGGTTTCCTGTGGTGCGGGTAGCTTGCTCGCACCACAGGATGCTTTTACGCAAACCACACACCGCCGTTGATTTCGATCACCTCGCCGGTGACGAACGACGCGAGATCGGACGCGAGATAGAGAACAGTGTTCGCCACATCGTCCGGCGTGCCGGCGCGTCCGACCGGAATTTTCGAAATGATCGTTTGTTGCACTTCGGGTTTGGTGAACGTGTTGTGGAACGGGGTGCCCTGGATGAAACCTGGGGCGAGCGCGTTGACCGTCACGCCCTTTGCCGCCATTTCTTTCGCGAGACCGCGCGTGAACCCGGCGACGCCGGCTTTCGCCGCCGCGTACGCGACCGCGCCCGCGCCGCCGCCGTCGTGTCCGGCAAGCGACGACATGTTAATGACGCGTCCCCAGCCCGTGTTCATCAACGGAATCACCGCGCGCGAACAAAAGAACGCGGTCGTCATATTTACTTCGATCACCTTGCGCCAAAACTCGTCGGTCATCTCCGCGACCGGCACACGACCGACCAAGTGTCCGGCGTTGTTCACGAGAATGTCAATGTGTCCGCCAAGTCGGTTGGCGATTTCCGCAAAGACCTGGTTGACCTCGGCGCTGTTCGTCGCGTCGAGATGCAAGTACGGACACTCACAACCCATCGCGCGAATCGTTTTCGCCGCTTCTTCGTCGTCGTCAAAGTACGTGATCGCGACATCTGCGCCGGCGCACGCGAGCGCGCGCGAAATCGCGCGACCGATGCCAATGTTGCCGCCGGTGACAACTGCTTTTTTTCCCTTGAGATTGATTTCCATTTTGATTCCTTTTTGCTCAGCCACAGAATTACACGGAAGCACGCGGAAAAAATTGAGCGCTTCCGTGTGACGCGGAATGTGTGGCAAGAATTACATGCTGGGTTTTGTGGTGGATTTGCGGACGATGAGTTCGGGTGCGAGCGTGACGTGTTGCGGCGCGTCGCTCGATTTGTTCTCGATACGCTGGATGATCGTCTCGACCGCGGTCGCCGCCATTTCGTTCAACGGTTGACGCACCGTAGTCAGCGGAGGATCAACCACTTGCGCGAGCACGATGTCGTCAATCCCAACAATCGAAAGATCATCTGGAATGCGCCGACCCAGGTCGCGCGCGCCGGCATACGCGCCGAGCGCGTACATATCGTTGATCGCAACTAAGGCGGTCGGACGATTTGCGCGACCCAGTAATTCCGTCACCCCCTGCCGACCTAGTTCGATGCCTTCGGTATCGCCAAAACCGCTCGCGAGCGATTTCTCCCAAATCAAATCCGGGTCGTGCGCGATGCCCGCGTCCGTCAACGCGCGGCGATAGCCGCCGAGACGTTGCAAGCGATTGATCGTACGCACGGGACCGGTCAAGAAGCCGATGCGGCGATGACCGAGCGAAATCAAATGCTGGGTCGCGATCTGCGCGGCGCGCACATTGTCCACGCTGATGCTGTCAATCGTCAACGCGTCGGACGATTGTTCTGAACGGTCGAACGCGACGATGCACAGTCCGCGCTCGACCAAACTCGCGAGGTGTGTCAGCGCGAGCGGCGACGAGCCGGTGATCAGTCCGCGAATGCCGTGGCTCCACATCTCTTCCGCGTAACGTCGTTCGCGTTCGGGGTCGCGCTCGCTGTTGCCGAGGAGAATTTGATAACCGTGTTTGAGCGCGGCTTGTTCGATGCAACGCGCGAACGCGCCGTAAAAGGGATTGGCAACCGAGGGCACGATGACGCCGATCATTTCGATGTGCCCGGTTTTCAAATAGCGCGCGGTGCGATTGGGAGAGTAGCCCAGTTGTTCGATCGCGTGCTGAACGCGGTCGAGCGTTTCGGGGCGCATGCGTTCGGTGCGACCGTTGAGGAGGTTGGACACCGTGCTCGCAGAAACATTCGCGAGCCGGGCGACATCTTCGATAGTGACTTCAGACGCCATTGTGGGACCTCACCGCAGATGCTTGTGTATCGTTAAACAAAATTAGTGTATCGTTTTAGTGCAACGTTATACTATTACTTTGTTCCATTCTTGTCAAGTTTTTCGCAAATACGGTGTGATGGAACAAATAGAACGCGGATTCACACGGATGGTTTTTCACATCCGCGAAAATCCGGGTGAATCCGCGTCCAAAACAAATTCGTAATTTAGATTGCTACAGCGAAATGTCCCAATCAATGTGTGAGGGTCACACGATCGGGACTCGATGAGGATACGTGAGAGGCACGAATGAAGAACCGAACGAACACGTGGTTGAACGCGGGCGCAGCATTGCTCGTGTTGTTCACGGCGATGTTCGATCCGCGCGTGTCCGCTGGTATGGCGTTCGTCGTCTTGATCGGGCTGACGATGTACTACTGGACCCGACGCGCGTGATTTATTCGACCTGGATGCGTGTCGCTTTCGGCGCGGCTTTGTCCTGCTCGATTTTTTCGAGTTTCTCGATGCGCGCGTCAATCAATGACCGCCACGCGAGCAACACTTCGCGGTACGCCGCGCGACGGTGCGTGTGAAATTCGTCCGGAAACATGTCGCCGTGCCGCCCCTGCATCTCTTTGCGAAACGCCTTGATCGTCTCGGCGAGATGATCTTCCCAGGACAACTCTTTGGTTTCTTTTGCTTCAGACATTTTCGTCACTCCTTTTTCGCGATCACCATCAACGACGTGCCCATCGGCAAATTGAATCGCGCGATCAGCGCGGCTTCGATGCGACCGACGCCACGCAGAATCGTGTTGAGCCACGGTGCGACCGGTTCCATCTCGACTTGGTACGCGTCCGCGTCAAAGTGATGCGATTCGAGTTGTTGCTTCTGCCCCATCGCGTTTCGCAACAGAATCAGCGGCGCGGACATCGGGAACACGAGCAAGAAACCGAAGGTCAAGCGTTTGACGCGCAAGCCCGCGCGCTCGACGAGTGCGCGCAATTCGTTCGGTGTGTAACGATGCTTGTGTCCGTTCAGCACATCGTTGTAACTCCACAGCCATTGAAACGCCGGCGTCGAGATCGCGAGCACACCACCCGGTCGCAAAACGCGCGACGCCTCGCGAATGATCGCCGCGTCTTCGTTCACATGTTCGATCACATCGAGCGCGGTGACAAGATCGAAAGACGCGTCAGGAAATGGAATACCGCGCGTCGCATCGCCCTGACGAACATCATAGCCGCGCTGTTGCGCCATCGCGACCGGGCGCGCGTCCACTTCGACGCCTTTGACGCGTCCGTAGCGCGCCAAGTGATGAATCATATTTCCTGCGCCGCAACCGATGTCGAGCACATCGCCATCGCGACGTGATACGTTCGCATCGAGCAAATTCAGTAAAGACCATGTGCGCGTGGCAAACCACCAATGTTGATCTTCGGGCAATTCGGTGATCGGCGTCGCGTTCGATTGAGCCAGCGAATTGATAGGTCAACTCCTTCGATAAATTCACCGGTATTTTACACCACTTGTCCCGCTCACGCAATCGTGCCCGCTGGATTGACACGCATTTCACGTGAACCCAAAAACGGAATTCGCACGTAGTACAAGTATCGTCAATCCCGCTCCGCATAAAAGGATATTTGTGAAATCGAATAGAGCATTGATCCTCGCGCTCCTCGCATTGACACTCGTCAGCGCGTGTGGGAGCGCACCGCCGGCGTCGAGCACGCCCACCATCGCGCTATCGCCCTCGCCCTCGCCAACATTCGAACCGACTACCACACCAACGTCAACGCCAACACCAACACCACATCCGCTTACCGTCACACTCATGCGCGCGCGCGAGTATCCGGGAAGCGATATCGTCATCGAGGAAACGTTAGCGTCGGGCACAAACTATAAACGGTACCTCGTGTCGTACCAATCCGATGGCTTGAAGATTTTCGCATTGATGACGATCCCGGACGGAACGAAACCGAAAACGGGATTTCCGGCAATTGTGTTCAACCACGGTTACATTCCACCGTCGCAGTACAAAACGACCGAGCGTTACGTCGCGTACGTGGATGGATTCGCGCGCAATGGCTACATCGTGTTTCGTCCCGATTATCGCGGGCACGGCGAATCGGATGGCATCGCGAGCGGCGGGTACGGTTCGCCTGACTACACGATTGACGTGCTCAATGCGTTAGCATCCGTCAAGAAATACAAGGACGCGGATCCGAATCGCATCGGCATGTGGGGACACTCGATGGGCGGGAGCATCACACTGCGCGCGATGGTTACGAGCAAAGAGATCAAAGCCGGCGTGATTTGGGCGGGCGTCGTCGCGTCGTACCCCGATTTGCTGAACAATTGGAATCGCGGGGGGACTCCCGCGCCGACGCCGGCATTTCCAACCTTTGCGCGACGTTGGCGACAAGACCTGGTATATCAGTACGGAAGCCCGGACCAAAATCCGCAATTCTGGGATTCGATCTCGCCGAATGCGTTCCTCGGCGATTTGTCGGGACCGCTTCAATTGCACCACGGCACCGCCGACACGAGTGTGCCGTTTGCATTTTCCGAAAAATTATTTAGCCAGGTCAAAGCGGCGGGCAAGCCGGTCGAGTTCTATAGTTACAAGGGCGACAACCACAACATCTCGGTGAATTTTTCGCAAGCGATCCAGCGTTCGATTGCCTTTTTCAACAAGTACGTCAAGGGATGAAAGACGCCTCATCCCGCCAGAGAGCGATTCCGGCTTTTACCGGAATCGCTCTTTTTTTGCGACAGCTCAACCTTGCGAAGGAGAAGTGATTGGCAATCTTCGCAAGGATGAGCTGAGTAGACACTTTTTTGCGAACGCGGGCAAGTGCGTTATAATTGTCCGCAAACGAAGGAGGAACGTATGCCGTTCTATACTGTGAACCTCGACTCGATTCTTGAAGAACTCGATATTCCGACGATCAAATCCGCGCGCATCGAAGTGGACCGCTACGTTCAAGAAATTCTCGGCACGATTGACGCGGACAGCGAAACGGTTTGGCCCCTGCTCCACGAAAAAATGCGCGACCCCGCGTGGACGGCTGAATTCAAAAAACAGTTGAAAGCGAAATGGGACGCGCGCGATTGGCGCAAGGGATTGCTGAGTTGATGGGACGAACATCAGAGCCAGGGAGCAGAGGAGCAGCGGAGCGAGGGAAAAACAGCGCCCCCCCGCTCCCCCGCTCCCTTGCTCCTCTACATTCAAGTTCGATTTTATCAAGAGACGGTCTCGCGCTCATCCTCTTTACCGCGCTGACATGCGTGATGACGAATCCGCTCGTCCTGCACATCGCGAACGCGGTCGAGGACAAGCAAGACGCGTTGCTCAACACGTGGATTGTCGCGTGGGTGGGGCACGCGCTTATCACCGATCCGCTCAACCTGTTCAACGCGAATATCTTTTACCCGTACCCCAACACACTCGCCTACTCCGAAACGATGTTGCCGCAAGGACTGTTCGCGCTTCCCTTCAACCTCGCGTTCGACAACACCGTCCTGGGTTACAACCTGGCTTTGCTCGCGTCGTTCTTCCTCGCCGCGTACGCGATGTACCTATTCGTGTTCGATCTCACGCGCTCGCGCGGCGCAGGTATTGTCGCCGGTACAATTTTCGCGTTCAATCCGTACAATCTCGGCAATCTCGCGCAGGTGCAGTTGCTGTCGTTTGGCTGGCTGCCGTTGGCGATGCTGTGGCTGCGAAGAATTCTAAATTCTGAATTCAAAATTCAAAATTCAAAATTCAAATTACGAATTACGAATTACGAACTACGAATTTGTTTTCTCTTCGCGCTTTTCTTTTCTCTGCAAGCCCTCTCGTCTTTTTATTACGCGTTCCTCGCCGGATTCGCAGTCGCGCTGTATTTCATCTGGTTGTTTATCACACTATACGCAATTCGCAATTCGGTTCAAATCCAACTATTCACTGTTTACCGTTTACTTTTCACTCGTTTACTTGTTTCAGCCATCCTCATCGCCATCCTCATCGTCCCATTCTTCATCCCGTACTTGCAGGTTCAACGCGAGATGGGATTCGAGCGCAAGGTAACTGAGAGCGAGCCGTTCAGCGCGAGTTTGAAACTGTACACCGAAGTGTCGCCGCAAAATTTTCTGTACGGCAACTTGCTCGCGCCGCGCCCGCCGATTATGAACGGCGGCTATCCACTCGACAATCTCTTTCCCGGCATCCTCGCGGTTGTCCTCGCAATTATTGGCATCGCTGCGACAAAGAATCGTGAACGTTGGTTTTACTTTATACTATTAATTTTTGGCATTTTATTTTCGCTCGGTCCGCGTCTTTTCCTCGCACCGAACAACGCGACTGACCTCACGCTTCCGTACCGCTGGCTCTACGACGCGTTTCCCCTAATGCGTGCGCTGCGTGGGCCGGTGCGGTTTGACGTGCTCGTCATGTTCGCGCTCGCCATCCTGACCGGATTTGGCTTTTCACGCATCACGCCTCACACACGCTTAGCGCGTTTCATCAATTACCAATTACCAATAACGCTTTTCTTGATCGCCCTCGAATACCTCGCGCTCCCCGCCGCGCAAATCACGCCCGTGCCGGTGTGGAATGAGATACCCGAGTACGTGCGTTGGCTACGCCAGCAACCACCAGGTGTGATTCTCGAATTGCCGATGATTGCAAGCGATCCAACCAAGCCGCTCGATCTGACGACGCAATATCTTTCGACGTACCACTGGCAGAATACGCCCGATGGTTACAGCGGATTCAATCCCGGCAAACGCGGCGAGATTGCATACGAGATGCAAGCGTTTCCGAATGAACGCTCGCTTGCTCTGCTACATGTCTTGGGCACGCAATTTGTCGTCGTCCACACTAAGCAAATGCCCGACTGGAACACGCGACTCGAAGCGATTAATCGCTCGATTGGCGTTCAACTGGAAAAACAACTGGGCGACGATTTGATTTACCGCGGCGTGAGTTTACCGCAAGTCAAATCCTTGTCGCCACAATTGTATTTGCCCCATCCCGCCGCGCCGAATCAATCGTATTTGGTTTATCTCATCGTGCGAAATCGGGGCAATCAAATTTTTGCGGTCAAGCCCACCGCGCAACTGCGGATGTTTGCGAATTGGAGCAACGGCACACGCGAGCAAGTGAACGCCACGATACCCGTGGTCACTTCAAGCGTGTCCGTCATTCCGATTCGCGTGAATGCGCCCGCGCAACCGGGCAATTATCAACTGCGCTTGCAGGTATTTGGCGATGGATTTGGACCCTGGGATTTATCGGGGAACGTCTCGGTGGAAAGTGGCGAGCCAGCACATCAAGTCATTATCCCGGCGCGTGTGGCGTTGACCTCGGCACTGAAATCGCAGTACGCACCGGGCGATTCACTCGCGCTCAAGCTGACCTGGTTGCCGCTCAACAAAATTGACGCGTACTATAGCGCGTCGGTGCGCGTCGTGGATGCGCACGGTAATAAAATCGCGCAACAAGACCGCGAACCGGCGGGGAGGACTTTTTTGTGGAGACCGAATGTCGCCGTGTCCGATGCGTACACGTTCACATTACCAAGCGACATCTCGCCGGGTGAGTACTCGATTCAGGTTTTGATGTACCAAGCCGAACAAGGCATTGACGCATTGTTGCTCGACGAAAATTACATCCCGCGCGAAACTATCGAACCAGGCAAATTCACCGTGAAATGAAAAACCGTCCAGGTTTTCAAAAACTTGGACGGTCCCGGTGTTTACACCTCGCACTGACATCCACACTCGAACTGAATCTTTATCGGCGATGTGAAATTTTTCCTTCCATCGCGCCGTGCATGGAGCACGAACAGCGTAAACGGGTCAAATATGACCACATCTTTCACCCCTTGCGCGAGATACAAGTACGGCGCGAGTTCCATATCCTTCGCCTCGTACCCTTTGCTAATGACTTCGATCACGGCTTCGGGAATAAGCGTGACAGCATGTTCTGTTTCATCAGGGCGACGAAAAAAAATTGAAATGTCTGGACGCTTTAGTGAACCATCAGGAAACTGAATGTAAATATCCGCGTAATGAAAACAACCACACCCAGAACCTGCAAGCGGACTAGACTGGATTGTACTGCGAATACGATCAACCGCTTCCTGATGCTTTATCGCTGGAAACGCTTCCCACACCGGCATGCCGCCAACAATTTCTAACCGCACACCGGCTTGGTCAGCTCGTTCAATCATCGCTTCCAATTCCTTTGGCGTCATTTTGACCTCCTGTTCACTGTTCACACTGCCTACTGTCCCACTTGGCTTTTCAAGTACGCTTCGATGAACGCGTCGAGATCGCCGTCGAGAACCAGGTCGGTGCGCGAGGTCTCGTACTCGGTGCGATGATCCTTGACCATTTGGTACGGATGCAACACGTACGAACGAATCTGATTGCCCCAACCCGCCTCGACGTGTTGTCCTTTGAGTCGCGCTTTTTCCTGTTCGCGCTTTTCGATTTCGAGTTCGACCAAGCGCGAACGCAGAACCTTGAACGCATTCTCCTTGTTCTGCAACTGCGAGCGTTCGTTCTGACACGTCACGATGATGCCGGTCGGAATGTGCGTGAGCCGCACCGCCGTCGAAACTTTTTGCACATTCTGTCCGCCGTGTCCCGACGCGTGATAAATATCAATCTTGACCTCCTCCGGCTTGACCTCGATTTCCGTCGCATCCTCGATCTCCGGCGTCACTTCGACGAGCGCGAACGACGTGTGCCGCCGATGATTCGCGTCGAACGGCGACAGCCGCACGAGGCGATGCACGCCGCGCTCGGCTTTCAATCGTCCGTACGCGTACTGCCCCTCGATGTGAATGTCTACCGATTTGATGCCCGCTTCTTCGCCATCGGTCTCTTCGTAAATATCCGTTTTGTAATTGCGCGTCTCCGCATAGCGCAGGTACATCCGCATCAACATCGAAGCCCAATCCTGGGAT
Coding sequences within it:
- a CDS encoding Uma2 family endonuclease; translated protein: MTPKELEAMIERADQAGVRLEIVGGMPVWEAFPAIKHQEAVDRIRSTIQSSPLAGSGCGCFHYADIYIQFPDGSLKRPDISIFFRRPDETEHAVTLIPEAVIEVISKGYEAKDMELAPYLYLAQGVKDVVIFDPFTLFVLHARRDGRKNFTSPIKIQFECGCQCEV
- a CDS encoding SDR family oxidoreductase produces the protein MEINLKGKKAVVTGGNIGIGRAISRALACAGADVAITYFDDDEEAAKTIRAMGCECPYLHLDATNSAEVNQVFAEIANRLGGHIDILVNNAGHLVGRVPVAEMTDEFWRKVIEVNMTTAFFCSRAVIPLMNTGWGRVINMSSLAGHDGGGAGAVAYAAAKAGVAGFTRGLAKEMAAKGVTVNALAPGFIQGTPFHNTFTKPEVQQTIISKIPVGRAGTPDDVANTVLYLASDLASFVTGEVIEINGGVWFA
- the prfB gene encoding peptide chain release factor 2 (programmed frameshift), which translates into the protein MEDLKAKLTELNTRISTLLERLDIAGKEKRAAELEEKAAQPDFWNDNVAAQTQMRDLTALKAETTTWRELEAKTRDALGLIELAIEEDQPEMGDEVAREVPEIESKLAALEFEMLFSGDYDRNGAILSIHAGAGGTESQDWASMLMRMYLRYAETRNYKTDIYEETDGEEAGIKSVDIHIEGQYAYGRLKAERGVHRLVRLSPFDANHRRHTSFALVEVTPEIEDATEIEVKPEEVKIDIYHASGHGGQNVQKVSTAVRLTHIPTGIIVTCQNERSQLQNKENAFKVLRSRLVELEIEKREQEKARLKGQHVEAGWGNQIRSYVLHPYQMVKDHRTEYETSRTDLVLDGDLDAFIEAYLKSQVGQ
- a CDS encoding alpha/beta fold hydrolase, translating into MRAREYPGSDIVIEETLASGTNYKRYLVSYQSDGLKIFALMTIPDGTKPKTGFPAIVFNHGYIPPSQYKTTERYVAYVDGFARNGYIVFRPDYRGHGESDGIASGGYGSPDYTIDVLNALASVKKYKDADPNRIGMWGHSMGGSITLRAMVTSKEIKAGVIWAGVVASYPDLLNNWNRGGTPAPTPAFPTFARRWRQDLVYQYGSPDQNPQFWDSISPNAFLGDLSGPLQLHHGTADTSVPFAFSEKLFSQVKAAGKPVEFYSYKGDNHNISVNFSQAIQRSIAFFNKYVKG
- a CDS encoding class I SAM-dependent methyltransferase codes for the protein MPEDQHWWFATRTWSLLNLLDANVSRRDGDVLDIGCGAGNMIHHLARYGRVKGVEVDARPVAMAQQRGYDVRQGDATRGIPFPDASFDLVTALDVIEHVNEDAAIIREASRVLRPGGVLAISTPAFQWLWSYNDVLNGHKHRYTPNELRALVERAGLRVKRLTFGFLLVFPMSAPLILLRNAMGQKQQLESHHFDADAYQVEMEPVAPWLNTILRGVGRIEAALIARFNLPMGTSLMVIAKKE
- a CDS encoding LacI family DNA-binding transcriptional regulator; protein product: MASEVTIEDVARLANVSASTVSNLLNGRTERMRPETLDRVQHAIEQLGYSPNRTARYLKTGHIEMIGVIVPSVANPFYGAFARCIEQAALKHGYQILLGNSERDPERERRYAEEMWSHGIRGLITGSSPLALTHLASLVERGLCIVAFDRSEQSSDALTIDSISVDNVRAAQIATQHLISLGHRRIGFLTGPVRTINRLQRLGGYRRALTDAGIAHDPDLIWEKSLASGFGDTEGIELGRQGVTELLGRANRPTALVAINDMYALGAYAGARDLGRRIPDDLSIVGIDDIVLAQVVDPPLTTVRQPLNEMAATAVETIIQRIENKSSDAPQHVTLAPELIVRKSTTKPSM